The Cheilinus undulatus linkage group 2, ASM1832078v1, whole genome shotgun sequence genome has a window encoding:
- the LOC121523954 gene encoding sarcolipin, producing MDRSTQELFLNFMVVLITVMLMWLLVKTYQD from the coding sequence ATGGACCGCTCAACACAGGAGCTGTTCCTCAACTTCATGGTCGTCTTAATCACAGTGATGCTGATGTGGCTGCTGGTGAAAACGTACCAAGACTGA
- the kbtbd3 gene encoding kelch repeat and BTB domain-containing protein 3: MDELQESHPSTNTNSPSSRSSPPSKADSAPQCNGVSERRTLLRMSESHGLQLLGVLRSFREQGLMFDFIIKVQEQSFPCHRCVLAACSDFFRAMFEVDMRERDDGSVTLGDQCAVVVSLFLDFAYSGEVLITEGNVDMLFQLASFLQVPILFKACSDFLIGTMDLSNCLSLFSLAEAYGSASLLQSASEFVVQNFSSLSKMQDFLEMQVNVLEACLRSDALNVPSEEVVVMALLQWVRHDLPGRQKLLPGLLSLTRLHHLSAPALKTLHDSDPLLCDHQSCLALLSEAQSKHDQYSGLLTDARPATTQSYIYIHKTEENGEIRHTFCYCLETDQWKELGAGHGGGPAMIPDPPGSCLTSYAEKMFVTGGCRGNCCRAIRLHVAELFHDATDEVWCFCPVTLTCTPAPAMLKPRTTHTAVTCLGRVYVIGGRTKGSRGGAPSLLEVEYFNPLTQTWTSVSPLPTGIFYPEASACGSVIYTLGSEVEITDSFNPSLDCFFSYDTQEDQWSRLVAEFGQFFHATLVKSVSINNTLHLCDLSTYKVYSFCPETCVWKGEGSFECAGFNAGAVGMRDRIYILGGDYSPDEITDEVQVYHSGRSQWEEVAPMPRALTEFHCQLISFNRYRDPWSDTVDTHT; encoded by the exons ATGGATGAACTTCAAGAGTCACACCCTAGCACTAACACCAACAGCCCCAGCAGCCGCAGCAGCCCACCCAGTAAAGCTGACAGTGCTCCACAATGCAATGGGGTCTCAGAGAGACGGACTCTACTGCGGATGTCTGAGTCACACGGACTCCAGCTGCTAGGCGTGCTCAGATCATTTAGGGAACAAGGCTTAATGTTTGACTTTATCATTAAAGTCCAAGAACAAAGTTTTCCCTGTCATCGTTGTGTCCTTGCtgcatgcagtgattttttcag GGCCATGTTTGAGGTGGATATGCGAGAGCGTGATGATGGCTCAGTTACTCTGGGAGACCAGTGTGCTGTAGTAGTGAGTTTATTCCTAGACTTTGCCTACTCTGGAGAGGTACTTATCACTGAAGGAAACGTAGACATGCTGTTTCAACTCGCATCTTTTCTACAG GTGCCAATCTTGTTCAAGGCTTGCAGTGACTTCCTGATAGGAACCATGGATCTGAGCAACTGTCTATCTCTCTTCTCTCTGGCTGAGGCCTACGGCTCAGCCTCCCTCCTCCAAAGTGCCTCTGAGTTTGTGGTTCAGAACTTCTCCAGCCTCTCCAAAATGCAGGACTTTTTGGAAATGCAG GTGAATGTGCTGGAAGCATGTCTTAGGTCAGATGCTTTAAATGTGCCTAGTGAGGAAGTAGTGGTGATGGCACTTCTTCAGTGGGTACGACATGATCTCCCAGGAAGACAAAAGCTGCTCCCTGGGTTGTTATCTTTGACCAGACTCCACCATCTATCTGCACCTGCCTTAAAG ACACTCCATGACTCAGACCCTCTACTCTGTGACCACCAGTCCTGTCTGGCCCTGCTCTCAGAGGCTCAGAGCAAACATGATCAATACAGTGGCCTGCTCACTGATGCCAGACCAGCCACCACCCAGAGTTACATCTACATTCACAAGACGGAGGAGAACGGAGAGATCCGCCACACCTTCTGCTACTGTCTGGAAACAGACCAATGGAAAGAGCTGGGGGCCGGGCATGGAGGGGGGCCAGCCATGATACCAGACCCACCAGGATCCTGTCTTACCAGCTATGCTGAAAAG ATGTTTGTGACAGGTGGCTGCAGAGGAAACTGCTGCCGGGCAATACGTCTCCATGTGGCCGAACTATTCCATGATGCGACAGACGAGGTCTGGTGCTTCTGTCCCGTGACCCTCACCTGCACACCTGCACCTGCCATGCTGAAGCCAAGAACTACACACACAGCTGTAACCTGCCTGGGCCGAGTGTATGTCATTGGAGGACGGACCAAAGGATCCAGAGGGGGAGCACCTAGTCTGCTGGAG GTGGAGTATTTTAACCCTCTGACACAGACCTGGACCTCAGTCAGCCCGCTACCCACTGGTATCTTCTACCCTGAGGCCAGTGCTTGTGGCAGTGTCATCTACACTCTGGGATCAGAGGTGGAGATCACAGACTCTTTTAACCCTTCACTGGACTGTTTTTTCTCCTATGACACCCAGGAGGACCAGTGGAGCCGCCTGGTGGCAGAGTTTGGCCAGTTCTTCCATGCTACGCTCGTCAAATCTGTGTCAATAAATAACACACTGCATCTCTGTGACCTGTCTACTTATAAG GTGTACAGTTTCTGCCCAGAGACCTGTGTGTGGAAGGGTGAAGGCTCGTTTGAGTGTGCTGGCTTTAATGCTGGAGCAGTGGGAATGAGAGACAGAATCTACATCCTGGGTGGAGACTATTCCCCCGATGAAATCACTGATGAAGTTCAG GTGTACCACAGCGGCAGGAGTCAGTGGGAGGAAGTGGCTCCAATGCCTCGAGCGCTGACTGAGTTTCACTGTCAGCTCATCAGCTTCAACAGATACAGAGACCCATGGAGTGACACAgtggacacacacacataa